The genomic segment AACGACCTAAAAAGAAAGATCTATTGATTCCATATATTGAAGAAATCGTCTTGAAAGTTGATTTAGAAAATCAATTAGTGACTATTCATATGATGGAAGGGTTAGATGATTAATGAAAATAGATGTTTTAACCCTATTTCCGAGAATGTTCCAAGGCCCATTAACCGAATCCATTATTGGAAAAGCTATTGATAGAGATCTATTAAAAGTAGATGTGGTAAATTTTCGAGACTATACAGATAATAAACACCTGAATGTAGATGATTACCCCTATGGCGGCGGAGCGGGCATGCTGCTAAAAGCACAGCCAATTTTTGATGCCATAGATGCGATAAATGAGAAAGCCCCAGAAACTAAAAAAAGGGTCATTTTATTAGATCCTGCTGGCATACCTTTCACCCAATCTGTAGCAGAAGAGTTAGCAGAAGAAGAACATTTAGTCTTTATTTGCGGCCATTATGAAGGATACGATGAACGGATTCGTACATTGGTAACAGATGAAATTTCTTTGGGAGATTATGTGTTAACAGGTGGAGAACTTGGTGCGATGGTGATGATTGATGCTACTGTACGTCTGTTACCGGAAGTATTAGGAAATGATCAATCAGCTAAAACAGACTCTCATTCAACTGGATTATTAGAGCATCCACAGTACACAAGACCGGCTGAATATCGGGGAATGAAAGTTCCAGATGTATTGATAAGTGGAAATCACAAAAAAATTAAAGAGTGGCAAGATAAAGAGTCAATTAGACGGACATTTGAAAGACGTCCGGATATGCTTGATAACCTTGCTCTATCAAATGAACAGAAAAAATACTTAGGCGAGATCGAAAAAGAAAAAGAATCTTTGTAAAAAGTAAAAATGAACGATCAGTAAAGTAAAATTTTATAAAAACAAAGGAAATTTACTTTACACCTAATTAGGCATATGTTAAACTAATTTAGTGAGTGGGCAAAGCCTGCCGAAAAAACGATGTTCCGCTGTTTCTATATAGAGATATGAAGGTTTGTTGGAAGGAGAAAATACAATGAGTAAATTAATTGAAGCAATTACTAACGAACAATTACGTGAAGACATCCCAGCTTTCCGTCCAGGAGATACTGTACGTGTTCATGCTAAGATCGTTGAGGGTACTAGAGAACGTATCCAATTATTTGAAGGTGTTGTAATCAAACGCCGTGGTGCTGGAATTAGCGAAACTTATACAGTTCGTAAAATTTCTAACGGAATTGGCGTTGAACGTACATTCCCAATGCATTCACCACGTGTTGCTCAAATTGAGGTTGTCCGCTTTGGTAAAGTACGTCGTGCTAAATTGTACTACTTACGTGACCTACACGGAAAAGCAGCTCGTATCAAAGAAATCCGTCGTTAAGATGTTTTTCAAAAGAGTTGGGACTATTGTCCCAGCTCTTTTTTTTGTGCATAAATAATTACAGAAATTATCGTAAAAGATTAAATGACTCAGACTGCTACGGCTATCTCAAAATATATTTTCATCACCTGTAAGTTTTGTTTTCCTAAATACTCTGTTCATTAAGGACAGATTACGTTATAATTAAAAATGAAAATGAGATTAGAAATCAAAAAAGTGGGGTATAGTATAGTGAATAAAGCATTAGTAAACTTTGAAGCCATCTTAAAGGCTAAGCATGTGCCTTTAGCCAAGAAAGAAATAAAAAATGGACAAGTTCTTTATAATGGTAAATTTAAATTGAATGATAGCCAAGCTTTGCCATTTGGAATTGTTTTTGATAATAAAGAAGAAGGAATCATTGATTTTCAAATCGTGTACCATAAGTTAGCCTACGTAACGAATTTTGATGCAAAAAATCAAGTATTAGAAATTTTAAATGAACTGAATGAAATGAAAACAGGTTATTACCGTGTTTGTCTTGCGGGAGACGGAGAAATTTATATGAGACTTCTTTCTCGAACAACAGAAGATGTAAGAGCAGCATATGAAATGATGATCGTCGGGTCAACAATTGCCAAGAGCATTCTTCCAAAAATTGAAGAAGCAGTTGGGAAAAAATAATTATAACATTGTGAATTCATTGGATAGAAAGTAGGGATTTCGTGAAGAATCAAAAATCTTTATTTCATGCTGAAATGGTCAATGAAACGGGTGTAAATGGTGAAGCGTTTGTGAAAAATGGCGGGTTGAATGTTAAACTTTCCAGCCCTTTAAATAAAGAAGAAGGAACAAATCCTGAAGAGTTACTTGGGTTGTCTTTTAGTACTTGTTTAAATGCTACTATTCAATCTTTGCTAAAAGCAAGAGGAAAAGAAAATACAAGTCGTGTAGAAGTTCATGTCGATTTTATGCGTGAACCAAACGGAATCGGCTACTTCTTTAATGTAGAGGCTGTTGCGAAAATCGATGGATTGCCTTTTGAAGAAAGTAAAAAAATTATAGAAGAAGCTGAAAATCGTTGCCCAGTATCTAAATTACTTGCAGGAAGTAAGACGGTATCTGTGAATGCAGTCGAAGAATTCTAACGAACAAAGATAAAAGACCTTCAAATTCTATTTGAAGGTCTTTTATCTTTGTTAAATATAGTAATGCCAGGTTATCTGTAATTTGTAAACTGTAAATCGATAGGCAAGTTAGCATCTCTTAGTAAAGCGATAACTTGTTGCAGATCATCACGATTTTTGCCAATTACTCTTATTTGGTCATCTTGTATTTGGGTTTTTACTTTAATACCAGATTTTTTAATTAACTGAGTAATTGTTTTGGCATGTTCTTTATCAATTCCACTGATTAAATCAGCGAATTGACGAACATTCCCTCCAAAAGCTTTTTCAGTTGAAGAATAATGAAGATTTCGAGTTGGAACGCCTCTTTTAACTAATTTATTAGTCAATACATCTTTTACTTGTTCTAATTTAAAGTCATCATCTGAGACGATAACTAATTTTTCTTTTTCTAATTTGATTTCACTGATCGAACCTTTGAAATCAAAACGATTTGCAATTTCTTTTGTTGCTAATTGTACGGCATTTTTTATTTCTTCCATATTCATTTCTGAAACGATATCAAAACTTGCTTCTTTTGCCATAAGTAATTCCTCCTTTTACATTGTGCTCTTAAATTGTACCATA from the Carnobacterium inhibens subsp. inhibens DSM 13024 genome contains:
- the rplS gene encoding 50S ribosomal protein L19, which produces MSKLIEAITNEQLREDIPAFRPGDTVRVHAKIVEGTRERIQLFEGVVIKRRGAGISETYTVRKISNGIGVERTFPMHSPRVAQIEVVRFGKVRRAKLYYLRDLHGKAARIKEIRR
- a CDS encoding OsmC family protein; the encoded protein is MKNQKSLFHAEMVNETGVNGEAFVKNGGLNVKLSSPLNKEEGTNPEELLGLSFSTCLNATIQSLLKARGKENTSRVEVHVDFMREPNGIGYFFNVEAVAKIDGLPFEESKKIIEEAENRCPVSKLLAGSKTVSVNAVEEF
- a CDS encoding YajQ family cyclic di-GMP-binding protein → MAKEASFDIVSEMNMEEIKNAVQLATKEIANRFDFKGSISEIKLEKEKLVIVSDDDFKLEQVKDVLTNKLVKRGVPTRNLHYSSTEKAFGGNVRQFADLISGIDKEHAKTITQLIKKSGIKVKTQIQDDQIRVIGKNRDDLQQVIALLRDANLPIDLQFTNYR
- the trmD gene encoding tRNA (guanosine(37)-N1)-methyltransferase TrmD, with the translated sequence MKIDVLTLFPRMFQGPLTESIIGKAIDRDLLKVDVVNFRDYTDNKHLNVDDYPYGGGAGMLLKAQPIFDAIDAINEKAPETKKRVILLDPAGIPFTQSVAEELAEEEHLVFICGHYEGYDERIRTLVTDEISLGDYVLTGGELGAMVMIDATVRLLPEVLGNDQSAKTDSHSTGLLEHPQYTRPAEYRGMKVPDVLISGNHKKIKEWQDKESIRRTFERRPDMLDNLALSNEQKKYLGEIEKEKESL